DNA from Chionomys nivalis chromosome 11, mChiNiv1.1, whole genome shotgun sequence:
AGCGGTCACCATGCCTCTGGCTAGAGACCTTTTACACCCTTCCTtggaagacaaaaagaaaaaacataagaaGAAACAGCTGGTTCAGAGCCCAATTTCTTACTTCATGGATGTGAAATGTCCAGGTTGCTACAAGATTACTACAGTTTTCAGCCATGCT
Protein-coding regions in this window:
- the LOC130884051 gene encoding 40S ribosomal protein S27-like — encoded protein: MPLARDLLHPSLEDKKKKHKKKQLVQSPISYFMDVKCPGCYKITTVFSHAQTVVLCVGCSPVLCQPTGGKARLTEGCSFRRKQQ